One region of Anaeromyxobacter paludicola genomic DNA includes:
- the purH gene encoding bifunctional phosphoribosylaminoimidazolecarboxamide formyltransferase/IMP cyclohydrolase has product MVRRALLSVSDKTGLVEFARRLAALGVEILSTGGTERALSQAGVPVISVGAYTQAPEILGGRVKTLHPRVHGGILYRRGLDTDEADVATRDIPPIDLVVVNLYPFRQAVAAGKPFAECVEEIDIGGPTMVRSAAKNAAHVGVVVDPADYGRVADELEAAKALSDGTRFYLMKKAFAHTAAYDAAISEYLTAREAPAAEPAHFPGTLAAVYEKVQDLRYGENPHQAGAFYRAGQEPEEPTVAFARVLQGKELSYNNLVDLESALACVKEFDEVAAVVIKHNTPCGVSLGQSPADAFARARACDPVSAFGGIVALNRAVDAAAAKELTDLFLECVIAPGYDDEARALLAAKKNLRLLAAPRLAEPRQGWKRRPEEARELRSIPGGLLVMDRDLGAVRREECRVMTKRAPTEQEWRDLLFAWKVVKHVKSNAIVFAQGDRTTAIGGGQTSRVESVKTAVMKAQLPVKGSSVGSDAFFPFADGVEAIIAAGATAIIQPGGSMRDAEVIAAADAAGIAMVATGMRHFRH; this is encoded by the coding sequence ATGGTCCGCCGCGCCCTGCTCTCGGTCTCGGACAAGACCGGGCTCGTGGAGTTCGCCCGCCGCCTCGCCGCCCTCGGCGTCGAGATCCTCTCGACCGGCGGCACCGAGCGCGCCCTCTCCCAGGCCGGCGTCCCGGTGATCTCGGTCGGCGCCTACACGCAGGCCCCGGAGATCCTGGGCGGCCGCGTGAAGACGCTCCACCCCCGCGTGCACGGCGGCATCCTCTACCGCCGCGGCCTCGACACCGACGAGGCCGACGTCGCCACGCGCGACATCCCGCCCATCGACCTCGTGGTGGTGAACCTCTACCCGTTCCGCCAGGCGGTCGCGGCCGGCAAGCCCTTCGCCGAGTGCGTGGAGGAGATCGACATCGGCGGCCCCACCATGGTCCGCAGCGCCGCCAAGAACGCGGCCCACGTGGGCGTGGTGGTGGACCCGGCCGACTACGGCCGCGTCGCCGACGAGCTGGAGGCCGCGAAGGCGCTCTCCGACGGCACCCGCTTCTACCTGATGAAGAAGGCGTTCGCGCACACCGCCGCCTACGACGCCGCCATCTCCGAGTACCTGACCGCCCGCGAGGCGCCGGCGGCGGAGCCGGCCCACTTCCCCGGCACGCTCGCCGCGGTCTACGAGAAGGTGCAGGACCTCCGCTACGGCGAGAACCCGCACCAGGCCGGCGCGTTCTACCGCGCGGGGCAGGAGCCGGAGGAGCCGACGGTGGCCTTCGCCCGCGTGCTGCAGGGCAAGGAGCTCAGCTACAACAACCTCGTCGATCTCGAGTCGGCCCTCGCCTGCGTGAAGGAGTTCGACGAGGTCGCTGCCGTGGTCATCAAGCACAACACCCCGTGCGGCGTGTCGCTCGGCCAGAGCCCGGCCGACGCCTTCGCCCGCGCCCGCGCCTGCGACCCGGTCTCGGCCTTCGGCGGGATCGTGGCCCTCAACCGCGCGGTGGACGCCGCCGCGGCCAAGGAGCTGACCGACCTCTTCCTCGAGTGCGTCATCGCGCCGGGGTACGACGACGAGGCGCGCGCGCTGCTCGCGGCGAAGAAGAACCTGCGCCTGCTCGCGGCCCCGCGGCTCGCCGAGCCGCGCCAGGGCTGGAAGCGGCGGCCCGAGGAGGCCCGCGAGCTGCGCTCCATCCCGGGCGGCCTGCTGGTCATGGACCGCGACCTCGGGGCGGTGCGGCGCGAGGAGTGCCGGGTGATGACGAAGCGCGCCCCCACCGAGCAGGAGTGGAGGGACCTCCTCTTCGCCTGGAAGGTGGTGAAGCACGTGAAGTCGAACGCCATCGTCTTCGCGCAGGGCGACCGGACCACCGCCATCGGCGGCGGGCAGACGAGCCGGGTCGAGTCGGTGAAGACCGCCGTGATGAAGGCGCAGCTGCCGGTGAAGGGCTCCTCGGTCGGCTCCGACGCCTTCTTCCCGTTCGCCGACGGCGTCGAGGCGATCATCGCGGCGGGGGCGACCGCCATCATCCAGCCGGGCGGCTCGATGCGCGACGCCGAGGTGATCGCCGCCGCCGACGCGGCCGGGATCGCCATGGTGGCGACCGGGATGCGCCACTTCCGCCACTAG
- a CDS encoding LptF/LptG family permease — protein sequence MSALDRYLAREILLPFGAGLLFLTQLLLATQLLSQGDVLLGAGASFRDLGLVCLDLLPHLMGYVLPVAFLLGAVVGVGRLAEDRELVALSAAGLAPSRLVRVPLALGALASAAALVLSLQAEPAGLRAARARLDDLIKRNVTSEVRSGTFFEEIPDVTLYAEKVQRDGWRHVLVSDRSDPAAPLLALAEGGKLRPAEGGTLELVLTRGEAHREELAQGEYVTARFRQGVIDVGVGQTLEERNRLVGSPFELTPGEIVRLARRADAATPPNPEEARRWRTFLHRRIAGPLALLAFALLAVPIAASRRGGRAFGYVATLLAVVGYYAVLRVGEGLSQRGALPYWLGPELANLACAAAGLAAIALTNRRGAGAVR from the coding sequence TTGTCAGCGCTCGACCGATACCTCGCCCGCGAGATCCTGCTCCCCTTCGGCGCGGGGCTGCTCTTCCTCACCCAGCTCCTGCTCGCGACCCAGCTCCTGTCGCAGGGCGACGTGCTCCTCGGGGCGGGCGCCTCCTTCCGCGATCTGGGGCTCGTCTGCCTCGACCTGCTGCCGCACCTCATGGGCTACGTGCTGCCCGTCGCCTTCCTGCTCGGGGCGGTGGTCGGGGTGGGGCGGCTCGCCGAGGACCGCGAGCTGGTGGCCCTCTCAGCGGCCGGGCTCGCCCCCTCGCGCCTGGTGCGCGTCCCGCTCGCGCTCGGCGCGCTCGCCTCGGCCGCGGCGCTGGTCCTCTCGCTGCAGGCGGAGCCGGCGGGCCTCCGGGCCGCCCGGGCCCGCCTCGACGACCTCATCAAGCGCAACGTCACGAGCGAGGTCCGCTCCGGCACCTTCTTCGAGGAGATCCCGGACGTCACCCTCTACGCCGAGAAGGTGCAGCGGGACGGCTGGCGCCACGTCCTCGTGAGCGACCGGAGCGATCCGGCCGCGCCGCTGCTGGCGCTCGCCGAGGGAGGGAAGCTCCGGCCGGCCGAGGGCGGCACGCTCGAGCTCGTGCTCACGCGCGGCGAGGCCCACCGCGAGGAGCTGGCGCAGGGCGAGTACGTCACCGCCCGGTTCCGCCAGGGCGTGATCGACGTCGGCGTCGGCCAGACGCTCGAGGAGCGGAACCGGCTGGTGGGCTCGCCCTTCGAGCTCACGCCGGGCGAGATCGTCCGGCTGGCCCGCCGCGCCGACGCCGCCACCCCTCCCAACCCCGAGGAGGCCCGCCGCTGGCGCACCTTCCTCCACCGGCGCATCGCCGGCCCCCTCGCGCTGCTCGCCTTCGCGCTCCTCGCCGTCCCCATCGCGGCGTCGCGCCGCGGCGGGCGGGCCTTCGGCTACGTGGCGACGCTCCTCGCGGTGGTGGGCTACTACGCCGTGCTGCGGGTGGGGGAGGGGCTCTCGCAGCGCGGCGCGCTCCCGTACTGGCTCGGGCCGGAGCTCGCCAACCTCGCTTGCGCGGCGGCCGGCCTCGCCGCCATCGCGCTCACCAACCGGCGCGGCGCGGGGGCGGTCCGGTGA
- a CDS encoding MerR family transcriptional regulator, which translates to MGFLLPPAEIERIERERAAGITSREVVELFGARGARLSEATFRKYVQAGLLPRSRRVGRKGKHTGSTGLYPVSVVRRIDLIKRMLAEGLTLEDVRGSFVALRMRMDEVESGLSGLVGELERKARAHPRRREVEQELARAVREVRTALRRIEKVGGRVAVVPASPDASRAS; encoded by the coding sequence CGCGCCGCCGGCATCACCAGCCGGGAGGTGGTCGAGCTGTTCGGGGCGCGCGGGGCGCGGCTCTCCGAGGCCACCTTCCGCAAGTACGTCCAGGCGGGGCTCCTGCCGCGGAGCCGCCGGGTGGGGCGGAAGGGGAAGCACACCGGCTCGACCGGGCTCTACCCGGTCTCGGTGGTGCGCCGGATCGACCTCATCAAGCGGATGCTGGCCGAGGGGCTCACGCTCGAGGACGTGCGCGGCTCCTTCGTCGCGCTCCGGATGCGCATGGACGAGGTGGAGTCGGGCCTCTCCGGCCTGGTGGGCGAGCTGGAGCGGAAGGCGCGGGCGCACCCGCGGCGCCGCGAGGTGGAGCAGGAGCTGGCGCGCGCGGTGCGCGAGGTGAGGACCGCGCTGCGGCGGATCGAGAAGGTGGGCGGGAGGGTCGCGGTGGTTCCGGCGTCGCCGGACGCCAGCCGCGCGAGCTAG
- a CDS encoding DUF2304 domain-containing protein has protein sequence MSPEPILAPRLQVFAVAVLLVLLGAVARLVRRHQLSLRDSLLWLLSTFAGLVVALFPELLTRFSALLGIRVPSNALFALAFVYLLGNLLAANIAISASATRVRRLAQECALLRAELDELRRRG, from the coding sequence GTGAGCCCCGAGCCCATCCTCGCCCCGCGGCTGCAGGTCTTCGCGGTCGCCGTCCTGCTGGTGCTCCTCGGCGCGGTGGCGCGGCTGGTCCGCCGCCACCAGCTCAGCCTGCGCGACAGCCTCCTCTGGCTGCTCTCGACCTTCGCCGGCCTGGTGGTGGCCCTCTTCCCCGAGCTGCTCACGCGCTTCTCGGCGCTGCTCGGCATCCGGGTGCCGAGCAACGCGCTCTTCGCGCTCGCCTTCGTCTACCTGCTCGGGAACCTGCTCGCCGCCAACATCGCCATCTCGGCGAGCGCCACCCGCGTCCGGCGGCTCGCGCAGGAGTGCGCGCTCCTGCGGGCGGAGCTCGACGAGCTCAGGCGCCGGGGGTAG
- the purD gene encoding phosphoribosylamine--glycine ligase: MRILVVGSGAREHALAWKISQSPLATAVLCAPGNPGIAQVAKLVAIAADDVEGLARYARGDAIDLVVVGPEVPLVKGLADRLRQEGIPVFGPDAAAAEIEGSKAFAKEVMAAAGIPTAAYAAFTELAPALEFARARGGQVVVKADGLAAGKGVVVCGSVAEAEAALRDMLVGQVHGAAGARVVVEERLEGPEASCIALVDGERAVMLPAAQDHKRVGDGDAGPNTGGMGAFSPTPQVGPELLEEVRRTVILPALRELARRGRPFRGALYAGLMLTPEGPRVLEFNARLGDPETQPLLMRVAGDLVPVLLSAANGDLEGVELALDPRPAVGVVLAAEGYPARVTLGDGITGTEGPFGEGVQVFHAGTSRTTDGQLVTSGGRVLTVCAVGRDMGDARARAYEAAARIQFRGRHHRKDIGLK; encoded by the coding sequence ATGCGCATCCTGGTGGTCGGCTCCGGCGCGCGAGAGCACGCGCTGGCCTGGAAGATCTCGCAGAGCCCCCTCGCGACGGCCGTCCTCTGCGCGCCCGGCAACCCCGGCATCGCCCAGGTGGCGAAGCTCGTGGCCATCGCCGCCGACGACGTGGAGGGGCTCGCGCGGTACGCCCGCGGCGACGCCATCGACCTCGTGGTGGTCGGGCCGGAGGTGCCGCTCGTGAAGGGGCTCGCCGACCGGCTCCGCCAGGAGGGCATCCCGGTCTTCGGCCCCGACGCCGCCGCGGCCGAGATCGAGGGCTCCAAGGCGTTCGCCAAGGAGGTGATGGCGGCGGCCGGCATCCCCACCGCCGCGTACGCGGCCTTCACCGAGCTCGCCCCCGCGCTCGAGTTCGCCCGGGCGCGCGGCGGCCAGGTGGTGGTCAAGGCCGACGGCCTCGCGGCCGGCAAGGGCGTGGTGGTCTGCGGCTCGGTCGCCGAGGCCGAGGCGGCGCTGCGCGACATGCTGGTCGGCCAGGTTCACGGCGCCGCCGGCGCGCGGGTGGTGGTGGAGGAGCGGCTCGAGGGGCCCGAGGCGAGCTGCATCGCCCTCGTGGACGGCGAGCGGGCCGTGATGCTGCCGGCCGCCCAGGACCACAAGCGGGTGGGCGACGGCGACGCGGGCCCGAACACCGGCGGCATGGGCGCCTTCTCGCCCACCCCGCAGGTGGGGCCGGAGCTCCTCGAGGAGGTGCGCCGGACCGTCATCCTGCCCGCCCTGCGCGAGCTCGCCCGCCGCGGCCGGCCGTTCCGCGGCGCGCTCTACGCCGGCCTCATGCTCACGCCCGAGGGGCCGCGGGTGCTGGAGTTCAACGCCCGGCTCGGCGACCCGGAGACGCAGCCGCTCCTGATGCGGGTGGCCGGCGACCTCGTGCCGGTGCTCCTCTCGGCCGCCAACGGCGATCTCGAGGGCGTGGAGCTCGCCCTCGATCCCCGGCCGGCGGTCGGGGTGGTGCTGGCCGCGGAGGGCTATCCGGCCAGGGTGACGCTCGGCGACGGCATCACCGGGACCGAGGGGCCCTTCGGCGAGGGGGTGCAGGTCTTCCACGCCGGCACCTCCCGCACCACCGACGGGCAGCTCGTGACGTCCGGCGGCCGCGTGCTCACCGTGTGCGCCGTGGGGCGCGACATGGGCGACGCCCGCGCCCGCGCCTACGAAGCCGCCGCCCGCATCCAGTTCCGCGGGCGGCATCACCGGAAGGACATCGGCCTCAAATGA
- the purE gene encoding 5-(carboxyamino)imidazole ribonucleotide mutase produces MNPKVLILMGSDSDFEVMSEARKALDELGVPSELHVSSAHRTPERTARYAREAAGRGIEVVICGAGAAAHLAGVVAAETELPVLGVPLAASDLSGLDALLATAMMPGGVPVGTLGIGKAGAKNAGLFAARIIARADAAVGERVRAQREKMAREVEAKDAALQERLAGKK; encoded by the coding sequence ATGAACCCCAAGGTCCTCATCCTCATGGGCTCCGACTCCGACTTCGAGGTGATGTCGGAGGCCAGGAAGGCGCTCGACGAGCTCGGCGTCCCGAGCGAGCTGCACGTCTCCTCCGCCCACCGCACGCCCGAGCGGACCGCGCGGTACGCCCGCGAGGCGGCCGGGCGCGGCATCGAGGTCGTCATCTGCGGGGCCGGCGCCGCCGCCCACCTCGCCGGCGTGGTCGCCGCCGAGACGGAGCTCCCGGTGCTCGGGGTGCCGCTCGCCGCGAGCGACCTCTCCGGCCTCGACGCCCTGCTCGCCACCGCCATGATGCCGGGCGGCGTGCCGGTGGGGACGCTCGGCATCGGCAAGGCGGGGGCCAAGAACGCCGGCCTCTTCGCCGCCCGTATCATCGCCCGCGCCGACGCCGCCGTGGGCGAGCGGGTCCGCGCCCAGCGGGAGAAGATGGCCCGCGAGGTCGAGGCCAAGGACGCCGCGCTGCAGGAGCGGCTCGCCGGGAAGAAGTAG
- a CDS encoding O-antigen ligase family protein, whose amino-acid sequence MPASIATARRLLAQAAALGLLVHALFLPISIAGMQIGLAVSLSALVLLRLSGARGLWSRSALDLPILLFCGAAVLATAVAAAAGLPPVDWASTLGWRSALSPLLVVSVAAVPYAVPDAFGGTPREASRRLALGALGLWAAAALLPSVIAFAQYRTGLDPWFAIGMRPRPIVAPAPKYPGHFAAMGFFTWYQRLAHNLTPPALLAAALALHPGLPVRWRRFLGLAAALACAAVLLTLSRAAWFALFAGLALLAVARGGRAARIGVPAALAGALLLGLAQPALRARLLHLGDAESTGDRKLIWSVCAAVVEDHPLTGVGFGSLPRRAIPYWDRISPGWTLRAWCHDSFFSAWAEGGPLLFLAVLLYWLLLLRAFARWGRAGGPVSRAAAAGGLAAAGAMLLNSLGHDLFYASESMYGLGFALGIAAALARPEVSGDAPGGEGA is encoded by the coding sequence ATGCCCGCCTCGATCGCCACGGCCCGCCGCCTGCTCGCCCAGGCCGCCGCCCTGGGGCTCCTCGTCCACGCCCTGTTCCTGCCCATCTCCATCGCCGGGATGCAGATCGGGCTCGCGGTGTCGCTCTCGGCCCTGGTGCTCCTGCGGCTCTCCGGGGCCCGCGGTCTCTGGAGCCGGTCGGCGCTCGACCTGCCCATCCTCCTCTTCTGCGGGGCGGCGGTGCTGGCCACCGCGGTCGCGGCCGCGGCGGGGCTGCCGCCCGTGGACTGGGCCTCGACGCTCGGGTGGCGCTCCGCGCTCTCGCCGCTCCTGGTGGTCTCGGTGGCGGCGGTGCCGTACGCGGTCCCCGACGCCTTCGGCGGCACCCCGCGGGAGGCCTCCCGGCGCCTCGCCCTCGGCGCCCTCGGGCTCTGGGCGGCGGCCGCGCTGCTCCCGAGCGTCATCGCCTTCGCGCAGTACCGGACCGGGCTCGACCCCTGGTTCGCGATCGGGATGCGGCCGAGGCCGATCGTGGCGCCGGCGCCGAAGTACCCGGGCCACTTCGCCGCCATGGGCTTCTTCACCTGGTACCAGCGGCTCGCCCACAACCTGACCCCGCCGGCGCTCCTCGCGGCGGCGCTCGCGCTCCACCCCGGGCTCCCGGTCCGCTGGCGCCGCTTCCTCGGCCTCGCGGCGGCGCTCGCCTGCGCCGCGGTGCTGCTCACCCTGTCGCGCGCCGCCTGGTTCGCGCTCTTCGCCGGGCTCGCGCTCTTGGCCGTCGCCCGCGGCGGCCGGGCCGCGCGGATCGGGGTCCCGGCGGCGCTCGCCGGGGCGCTCCTGCTCGGGCTCGCCCAGCCCGCCCTGCGCGCGCGCCTGCTGCACCTGGGCGACGCCGAGTCCACCGGCGACCGGAAGCTCATCTGGTCGGTCTGCGCCGCCGTGGTGGAGGATCACCCGCTCACCGGCGTCGGCTTCGGCAGCCTGCCGCGCCGGGCCATCCCGTACTGGGACCGGATCTCCCCCGGCTGGACGCTGCGGGCCTGGTGCCACGACAGCTTCTTCAGCGCCTGGGCCGAGGGCGGGCCGCTGCTGTTCCTGGCGGTGCTGCTCTACTGGCTCCTGCTCCTGCGCGCCTTCGCGCGCTGGGGCCGCGCCGGCGGGCCGGTCTCCCGCGCCGCCGCGGCGGGCGGGCTCGCGGCCGCGGGCGCCATGCTCCTCAACTCGCTCGGGCACGACCTCTTCTACGCGAGCGAGTCGATGTACGGCCTCGGCTTCGCCCTCGGGATCGCGGCCGCGCTGGCCCGCCCCGAGGTCTCGGGCGACGCGCCGGGCGGGGAGGGGGCGTGA
- a CDS encoding WecB/TagA/CpsF family glycosyltransferase, with protein MSKVGICGLGIDALTAEGALDAVSGAVRARRAGDLRPPLAVFPVNVDLVVKAARDPAFARDLAAADLLLADGVPVLWMARGLGAALPERVAGSDLVPLLAGRAAAEGFSLFFLGGAPGVAEAAVARLRGEHPRLRVAGTLSPPPGFDADPAALEAAVAAVAAARPDVVLVALGAPRQERFAIACGARLGCAAVLAVGGTFDFLAGRRRRAPRLLQRAGLEWAWRLSQEPLRLGRRYLVDDAAIVPLYARALWRRWAGGVD; from the coding sequence GTGAGCAAGGTCGGGATCTGCGGGCTCGGCATCGACGCGCTCACCGCCGAGGGCGCGCTCGACGCCGTGAGCGGCGCGGTGCGGGCCCGCCGCGCCGGGGACCTCCGGCCCCCGCTCGCCGTCTTCCCGGTCAACGTGGACCTCGTGGTGAAGGCCGCGCGCGACCCGGCCTTCGCCCGCGACCTCGCCGCGGCCGACCTGCTCCTCGCCGACGGCGTGCCGGTGCTCTGGATGGCGCGCGGCCTGGGCGCGGCGCTGCCGGAGCGGGTGGCCGGCTCCGACCTCGTGCCGCTCCTCGCGGGGCGTGCGGCGGCGGAGGGCTTCTCGCTCTTCTTCCTGGGCGGCGCGCCAGGGGTGGCGGAGGCGGCGGTGGCGCGGCTCCGGGGCGAGCACCCGCGCCTGCGGGTCGCCGGCACGCTCTCGCCCCCGCCCGGGTTCGACGCCGATCCGGCGGCGCTCGAGGCGGCGGTCGCGGCGGTGGCCGCCGCCCGGCCGGACGTGGTGCTGGTGGCGCTCGGGGCGCCGCGCCAGGAGCGCTTCGCCATCGCCTGTGGCGCGCGGCTCGGCTGCGCGGCGGTGCTCGCGGTGGGCGGCACCTTCGACTTCCTGGCCGGCCGCCGCCGCCGGGCCCCCCGCCTCCTCCAGCGCGCCGGGCTGGAGTGGGCCTGGCGGCTCTCCCAGGAGCCGCTGCGGCTGGGTCGCCGCTACCTCGTGGACGACGCCGCCATCGTGCCGCTCTACGCCCGCGCGCTCTGGCGGCGGTGGGCCGGCGGGGTAGACTAG
- a CDS encoding response regulator encodes MAAILIVDDNPTIRAIVKLYLAGPDREFAEAADGEQALHLVHRERMDLVIVDVVMPRKDGLTFVRELRASADPRVRDLPVVLLTGQLTEEEGAQRTQEVGADALVLKPITGPRLQQAVDGLLGGPPSPPAQG; translated from the coding sequence ATGGCCGCGATCCTCATCGTCGACGACAACCCGACCATCCGCGCCATCGTGAAGCTGTACCTCGCCGGGCCGGACCGGGAGTTCGCGGAGGCGGCCGACGGCGAGCAGGCGCTGCACCTGGTCCACCGCGAGCGGATGGACCTCGTCATCGTGGACGTGGTGATGCCGCGAAAGGACGGGCTCACCTTCGTCCGCGAGCTCCGCGCCTCGGCGGATCCCCGGGTCCGCGACCTGCCGGTCGTGCTCCTCACGGGGCAGCTCACCGAGGAGGAGGGGGCGCAGCGCACGCAGGAGGTCGGCGCCGACGCCCTGGTGCTGAAGCCGATCACCGGGCCCAGGCTGCAGCAGGCGGTGGACGGCCTGCTGGGAGGGCCGCCCTCCCCGCCGGCGCAGGGCTGA
- a CDS encoding LptF/LptG family permease — translation MRLFLHLARRAAVAFLAALAAVVALFLVVDFAENASAFRGPGWIPAVLALYANRSGVVAWQVAPAAMVLAAAVTASGLRRTREWTAMRALGLGPWRLALPVLAVALAAAGVFVAFGDALVTRAGQRADAIMAERFHRGGFGRSQEPRRWFRGKGGRRIYHLRAGAGTAFERVTILEVTPDFRLSRRIDAGRMEPGAAEGEWLLSDVAERTFTKPGAMLLTTFPSRTYRFDEEPGAFAVRPGRPSQLTRAVLGQQIALRRRLGLPFADFALEWQDRLAHPFAAVAAGLVALALALRRERKGHLTTAVVEAVAVSLAFWAVAGVGWSLGVASRVPAPVAAWAAPLLFLAAGAALLRRNA, via the coding sequence GTGAGGCTCTTCCTGCACCTCGCGCGCCGCGCCGCGGTCGCCTTCCTGGCGGCGCTCGCCGCGGTGGTGGCGCTCTTCCTGGTGGTGGACTTCGCCGAGAACGCGAGCGCCTTCCGCGGCCCGGGCTGGATCCCGGCGGTGCTCGCGCTGTACGCCAACCGCTCCGGCGTGGTGGCCTGGCAGGTGGCGCCGGCGGCCATGGTCCTCGCCGCGGCGGTGACTGCGAGCGGCCTGCGGCGCACCCGGGAGTGGACGGCGATGCGGGCGCTCGGGCTCGGCCCCTGGCGGCTCGCCCTCCCGGTGCTGGCGGTCGCGCTCGCCGCCGCCGGGGTCTTCGTGGCCTTCGGCGACGCGCTCGTCACCCGGGCCGGGCAGCGCGCCGACGCCATCATGGCGGAGCGGTTCCACCGCGGCGGCTTCGGCCGCTCGCAGGAGCCGCGCCGCTGGTTCCGGGGGAAGGGCGGGCGGCGCATCTACCACCTTCGCGCCGGCGCCGGCACCGCCTTCGAGCGGGTCACCATCCTCGAGGTCACGCCCGACTTCCGGCTCTCGCGCCGCATCGACGCCGGCCGCATGGAGCCGGGCGCGGCCGAGGGCGAGTGGCTCCTGTCCGACGTCGCCGAGCGGACCTTCACGAAGCCCGGCGCGATGCTGCTCACGACCTTCCCCTCGCGGACCTACCGCTTCGACGAGGAGCCGGGCGCGTTCGCGGTCCGACCGGGCCGCCCCTCGCAGCTCACGCGCGCCGTCCTCGGGCAGCAGATCGCCCTGCGCCGGCGCCTGGGGCTGCCGTTCGCCGACTTCGCCCTCGAGTGGCAGGACCGGCTCGCCCACCCCTTCGCCGCGGTGGCGGCCGGGCTCGTGGCGCTGGCGCTGGCGCTCCGGCGCGAGCGGAAGGGGCACCTCACCACCGCGGTGGTGGAGGCGGTGGCCGTGTCGCTCGCCTTCTGGGCGGTGGCCGGCGTGGGCTGGTCGCTCGGCGTCGCCTCGCGCGTCCCGGCCCCCGTCGCCGCCTGGGCGGCGCCGCTCCTCTTCCTCGCCGCAGGCGCCGCGCTGCTGCGGCGGAACGCCTGA
- a CDS encoding sigma factor-like helix-turn-helix DNA-binding protein, producing MSEARRNDGDEQLPVGPEVAGEELEEGRRGRRRSKTMSRKEIARELRKQRALGIVDSELQDVIQEIASVRPRSRAECANGPRPCMFVSCKHHLYLDVNPATGSIKLNFPDKEIWEMAETCALDVADRGGITLEEVGGIMNLTRERIRQVETRGLMKLRAVTEEEPQVKGPYERLPYDDAEDLD from the coding sequence ATGAGCGAGGCGAGGCGGAACGACGGGGACGAGCAGTTGCCGGTGGGGCCGGAGGTCGCGGGCGAGGAGCTCGAGGAGGGCCGCCGCGGACGGCGCCGCTCCAAGACGATGTCGCGCAAGGAGATCGCGCGCGAGCTGCGCAAGCAGCGGGCGCTCGGGATCGTGGACTCCGAGCTCCAGGACGTGATCCAGGAGATCGCGTCGGTCCGGCCGCGCTCGCGCGCCGAGTGCGCCAACGGGCCGCGGCCGTGCATGTTCGTCTCCTGCAAGCACCACCTGTACCTGGACGTGAACCCGGCCACGGGCTCCATCAAGCTCAACTTCCCGGACAAGGAGATCTGGGAGATGGCCGAGACCTGCGCGCTCGACGTCGCCGACCGCGGCGGGATCACGCTCGAGGAGGTGGGCGGGATCATGAACCTCACCCGCGAGCGGATCCGCCAGGTGGAGACCCGCGGCCTCATGAAGCTGCGGGCCGTCACCGAGGAGGAGCCGCAGGTGAAGGGCCCGTACGAGCGGCTGCCGTACGACGACGCCGAGGATCTCGACTAG
- a CDS encoding glycosyltransferase family 2 protein, with protein sequence MRVLAIVPAYNEARNLPGALAALRDAAPGCDVCVVDDGSTDDTAAVAARLGAVVLREPVNLGIGGAVQTGYRWAAARGYDVAVQVDGDGQHDPGQLAALLQPILRGEGDLVIGSRFLAGAGGGFRSTALRRAGIRYLSLFLRLRCGVLATDPTSGFRAAGRRAIELFARRYPSDYPEPEAIAVAARAGLRVREVPVTMAERRHGRSSIDAWRTLYYLLKVSLALLLLPVREAAPLPAGEPRPEGPA encoded by the coding sequence ATGCGCGTCCTCGCCATCGTCCCGGCGTACAACGAGGCCCGGAACCTCCCGGGCGCGCTCGCCGCGCTGCGCGACGCCGCCCCCGGGTGCGACGTCTGCGTGGTGGACGACGGCTCGACCGACGACACCGCGGCGGTGGCGGCCCGGCTCGGCGCGGTGGTGCTCCGGGAGCCCGTGAACCTCGGCATCGGCGGCGCGGTGCAGACCGGCTACCGGTGGGCGGCCGCGCGCGGCTACGACGTCGCGGTGCAGGTGGACGGCGACGGCCAGCACGACCCGGGCCAGCTCGCGGCGCTCCTCCAGCCCATCCTCCGCGGCGAGGGCGACCTCGTGATCGGCTCCCGCTTCCTCGCCGGCGCGGGCGGCGGGTTCCGCTCGACGGCGCTCCGGCGAGCCGGGATCCGCTACCTCTCGCTCTTCCTCCGGCTCCGCTGCGGCGTCCTGGCCACCGATCCCACCTCCGGGTTCCGCGCCGCCGGGCGGCGCGCCATCGAGCTCTTCGCCCGCCGCTACCCGTCCGACTACCCGGAGCCGGAGGCGATCGCCGTGGCGGCGCGGGCCGGGCTGCGCGTCCGCGAGGTGCCGGTGACCATGGCCGAGCGGCGCCACGGCCGGAGCAGCATCGACGCCTGGCGGACCCTCTACTACCTCCTCAAGGTGTCGCTGGCGCTCCTGCTCCTGCCGGTGCGCGAGGCGGCGCCGCTGCCGGCGGGCGAGCCGCGCCCGGAGGGACCCGCGTGA